The DNA window TGAACCTGTCCCGGTGCCTGAACCCTTCGCTGGCATGATCCAACACCACTTGGACAACCGGCCCAACCTTCGAACCGCCGGCGGCATGGTCACCAACCCATGGCTATTCCCCGGCCACCGTGCCGGCAAGCACCTCGATCCACACACCATGATGATGGCGCTTCGCACTCTGGGTATCGACCTGCTCGGAGCACGCAACTCCGCGCTGCAGAACCTCGTCGCCGAGATACCCCCTCCCGTCGTAGCAAACCTGTTGGGCTACAGCCACAACTGCACCCAGCGACATGCCCAACTGGCGGCCCAAACATGGGCGCGCTACGTCACCTAGTGGTCACGACCGCATCATGACTGCGCCGATCGCACGACGAATACGGCCGAGTCGAATACGGCGGTTTACCGGTAGTAGACCTGCGTCGACGAGGAGATCGACGTCGCTACTGCGACGTCGTCGGAGTCACCGATCTCGCCGTGCGAGTCTTGCCGCTGGAAGCCCACGCGGGCGAGCCCGCAGCGAATCACGCCGTCGGACTCAGGAGTTCGTGGCCTCACTGGTGCCGGAGTTCGCTTCTGGCGCATAGGCGCCCATGAACTCCATGGGGACGCCGCCCAAGGTGCAGAAGAACAGGTCGACGCCCGGAATGCCCGTGTCCAGTGCGGTGACATCGTCGGCGAACGACGTGGCCTTCTCGCGCACGCCCCCGAAGTCGTCGGTGAGAAACGACAGCGCGGCAAGGCCCTCGGGCGCGATTTCGCGCAGGTGTGGCGGAACGTCGAGCACTTCGACCAGGCCCGCGTCGCCGGTACCGAGCATGGTGACATCGGCTCCGTCGGACGGCGGCCAGCCAAGCGTCTTCTCCAGGATCTCCCCCGGCACGCGCATCTGGAACTGAACCTCCATCCCGACGACATCGGTGAGGAACGCGACGAACGTCTGCGCCGAATGACTGCGCATCACCACGTGATGCAGTTGAGGTGGCACGTCGAACCTCCTATGCACCGAGCATGACTAGGCCGCCGTCGACGGCCACGAGTTGTCCGGTCATGAAATGTGAAGCCTCACTGCAGAAGAAGACCAGCGCCGGGCCCAGGTCCTGGACGGGATCGCCCAGCGCACCGCCCAGCGGAATGGTCTTCTTGATCTCCGCATCGATGAACTTCGCGGCCGCCGGGCCAAGGAACTCACGCAGCCGGTCGGCCCCAGGTGTCTGCACGGCGGGCGCCAGCGCGATCGCCGACACGTTCTCGGCCGCCCACGCTTTGGCGATCGACCGGGTCCACGCGGACACCGCACCCTTGGTGGCGGCGTAGACGGCCGAGATCGGACTGCCCATCACCGCCTCCCCGGACCCGAAGTTGATGATGCGACCGCCGCCGTTGCGGCGCATCACCGCATACGCCGACTGGTTGGTGAAGATGGTGGCCTTGATGTTGGTGTCCATGAGGAAGTCGATCTCATCGCCGGTGATCTGGCCGGGGATGCCCGGCTGCCACATGCCTGCGGCGTGCAGCAGCACATCGAGGCCACCCATCTGCTCGGCAGCCGCGGCCACCATGTCGTCGACGGCG is part of the Mycolicibacterium tusciae JS617 genome and encodes:
- a CDS encoding VOC family protein encodes the protein MPPQLHHVVMRSHSAQTFVAFLTDVVGMEVQFQMRVPGEILEKTLGWPPSDGADVTMLGTGDAGLVEVLDVPPHLREIAPEGLAALSFLTDDFGGVREKATSFADDVTALDTGIPGVDLFFCTLGGVPMEFMGAYAPEANSGTSEATNS
- a CDS encoding SDR family NAD(P)-dependent oxidoreductase, whose product is MTDSLDGRRILVTGGATGIGAAAVEVLSGAGARVVATYHQTPPPDVGGVSWVQCDVRDAPAVDDMVAAAAEQMGGLDVLLHAAGMWQPGIPGQITGDEIDFLMDTNIKATIFTNQSAYAVMRRNGGGRIINFGSGEAVMGSPISAVYAATKGAVSAWTRSIAKAWAAENVSAIALAPAVQTPGADRLREFLGPAAAKFIDAEIKKTIPLGGALGDPVQDLGPALVFFCSEASHFMTGQLVAVDGGLVMLGA